In the genome of Chryseobacterium oryzae, one region contains:
- a CDS encoding prolyl-tRNA synthetase, translated as MKRNIHKFLFETLKSKGILAVSGGLLLMSCGAQMGGYSETDGVYYDPNKDTLPEGVIINNEGNRVGDYYDYYSDSSVIENSQINQQQQNNRYNDWSNTNWNNNATDSDWGNFAGSQTNYYDNSWGYGYGMMGWGSPWGWGYNPYWGWGSGWGMSMSFGWGSGWGWGGYNPYWGMGWNNWGNPYYGGWYGNPYWGWGNGYWGGNYYVPSYRRSGANGRSGFNGGALYGYRNMNTASGFRNNTNGFRSGNANGYRQGSNNSGFRQGTGDGGFRQGANNGGFRQGSDNGGFRNQPGMRNPNGNMNQQRPNYDYRPQSQPRRNDNFNRPSDNGGFRSGGFNSGSGGGFRGGSSGGGGGFRSGGGGGGFRSGGR; from the coding sequence CTAAAGGTATTTTAGCTGTTTCAGGTGGTTTATTGTTAATGTCATGTGGTGCCCAAATGGGAGGATACAGCGAGACAGACGGTGTTTATTACGATCCCAATAAAGATACTCTTCCGGAAGGTGTAATTATTAATAATGAAGGAAACAGAGTAGGAGATTACTACGATTATTATAGCGACAGCAGTGTAATTGAAAATTCTCAAATTAACCAGCAACAACAGAATAACCGTTACAACGATTGGAGCAATACCAATTGGAATAACAATGCAACAGATTCCGATTGGGGAAATTTTGCAGGAAGCCAAACCAATTATTATGATAACTCTTGGGGCTACGGTTACGGAATGATGGGTTGGGGTTCTCCATGGGGTTGGGGATATAATCCTTACTGGGGCTGGGGTTCTGGTTGGGGTATGAGCATGTCTTTCGGCTGGGGATCCGGTTGGGGATGGGGAGGCTACAATCCTTATTGGGGAATGGGCTGGAATAACTGGGGAAACCCTTATTATGGTGGATGGTATGGCAATCCTTATTGGGGTTGGGGAAATGGTTATTGGGGAGGAAATTATTATGTTCCTTCGTATAGAAGAAGCGGAGCAAATGGCAGATCTGGCTTTAATGGAGGAGCTTTATATGGATATAGAAATATGAATACAGCTTCAGGATTCCGTAATAATACAAATGGTTTCAGATCCGGAAATGCTAATGGCTATCGTCAAGGTAGTAATAATTCAGGATTCAGACAAGGAACTGGAGATGGAGGATTTAGACAAGGTGCTAACAACGGCGGATTCCGACAAGGTTCGGATAATGGCGGATTCAGAAATCAGCCAGGGATGAGAAATCCTAACGGTAACATGAATCAGCAAAGACCTAATTACGATTACAGACCTCAGTCTCAACCAAGAAGAAATGACAACTTTAACAGACCAAGCGATAATGGAGGATTCAGATCTGGTGGTTTTAACTCCGGAAGCGGTGGTGGATTTAGAGGTGGTTCTTCAGGCGGTGGAGGCGGCTTCAGATCTGGCGGCGGAGGCGGCGGTTTTAGATCTGGTGGTAGATAA